One window from the genome of Kryptolebias marmoratus isolate JLee-2015 linkage group LG1, ASM164957v2, whole genome shotgun sequence encodes:
- the LOC108247261 gene encoding 40S ribosomal protein S11-like — MADVQTERAYQKQPIIFQNKKRVLAVESVKEGKEKIPRYHKSVGLGFKTPREAIEGTYIDKKCPFTRNVSIRGRILSGVVTKMKMQRTIVIRRDYLHYIRKYNRFEKRHKNLSVHLSPCFRDVTVGDILTVGDCRPLSKTVRFNVLKVTKAAVPEVLGVIMNRKAAAGQLVSLSNKENLV; from the coding sequence ATGGCGGACGTACAAACTGAGAGAGCTTATCAGAAGCAGCCCATAATCTTCCAGAACAAGAAACGTGTTCTAGCTGTTGAGAGTGTCAAGGAGGGCAAAGAGAAAATCCCTCGCTACCACAAAAGTGTCGGGCTGGGCTTCAAAACCCCAAGAGAGGCTATTGAAGGCACTTACATTGACAAGAAATGCCCCTTTACTAGAAATGTCTCTATCCGTGGCCGTATCCTCTCTGGTGTAGTGACCAAAATGAAGATGCAGAGGACCATCGTCATCCGACGTGACTATCTGCATTACATTCGCAAGTACAACCGCTTTGAGAAAAGACACAAGAACCTCTCTGTCCATCTGTCACCATGCTTCAGAGACGTCACCGTTGGAGACATATTGACTGTCGGTGACTGCCGACCCCTCAGCAAGACTGTGAGGTTTAACGTCCTCAAGGTGACAAAGGCTGCAGTTCCAGAAGTTTTAGGTGTGATTATGAACAGGAAGGCTGCTGCTGGCCAACTTGTCTCAttgtcaaataaagaaaatcttgtttaa